A window of the Cannabis sativa cultivar Pink pepper isolate KNU-18-1 chromosome X, ASM2916894v1, whole genome shotgun sequence genome harbors these coding sequences:
- the LOC115715830 gene encoding uncharacterized protein LOC115715830, protein MILMIFAFERFKESGGKVIGPFTVKKGYSNQQYELFRYIFSSANDPSEVLAHFGKVEVERMYFKCMKPETDISNSVIDCFAQIMNFREKKRNGIGSKRTWFMPTRISSKLLGRTMTVERMAKQQEWSTLYYDADLSLCHTMVVPLLDTESAPHWFAANVSMVNTTVEIRDSLSSAMHKRSRRSTCVEMLQTLDQLFAPVKPGDLNFSEFVIISSSKDYPQQQNGHDCGMFVMKYMESLFEENEILEEFDPIEARLDCVGKIVTHESNKAKHAVMEGVKKQFGLSKTKVLPSTSTTIPLRSPSRSPRDPRFSTAKARSENMWTGKSKSPKTRHSKRLAISNK, encoded by the exons atgattttgatgatctttGCGTTCGAAAGATTCAAAGAATCTGGAGGGAAGGTGATTGGTCCGTTCACTGTGAAGAAGGGTTACTCAAATCAACAGTACGAGTTGTTCCGTTACATTTTCTCTAGCGCCAATGATCCGAG TGAAGTGTTAGCCCATTTTGGGAAGGTTGAGGTCGAGCGGATGTATTTCAAATGCATGAAACCGGAGACCGATATATCAAACAGT GTCATTGATTGCTTTGCTCAAATCATGAATTTTCGAGAGAAGAAGCGCAACGGCATTGGAAGTAAGAGAACTTGGTTTATGCCCACCAGAATTTCG AGCAAGTTACTTGGAAGAACGATGACTGTGGAGAGGATGGCGAAGCAGCAAGAGTGGTCCACTCTTTATTACGATGCAGATTTGAGTTTATGTCACACT ATGGTGGTACCCCTACTGGATACCGAGAGTGCTCCGCACTGGTTTGCGGCGAATGTGAGCATGGTTAATACAACAGTGGAAATTAGGGACTCGTTGTCTTCTGCAATGCATAAGAGGTCACGTCGGAGCACCTGCGTAGAGATG CTCCAGACTTTGGACCAATTGTTTGCCCCTGTCAAGCCAGGAGACCTGAATTTCAGCGAGTTTGTCATTATTTCTTCAAGCAAGGACTACCCACAACAACAAAATGGCCACGATTGTGGAATGTTTGTAATGAAGTACATGGAATCACTGTTCGAGGAAAATGAAATATTGGAAGAG TTTGATCCTATTGAAGCCAGACTGGATTGTGTTGGGAAAATTGTCACCCACGAGAGTAACAAGGCTAAACATGCTGTGATGGAGGGAGTTAAGAAGCAATTTGGATTGAGCAAAACCAAAGTTCTTCCATCAACATCTACAACTATACCATTACGTAGTCCATCAAGGTCTCCTCGAGACCCCCGATTCAGCACAGCGAAGGCCAGGTCCGAAAACATGTGGACTGGCAAGAGCAAGTCCCCGAAAACACGTCATTCTAAAAGGCTGGCCATAAGTAACAAGTAG